One Bemisia tabaci chromosome 7, PGI_BMITA_v3 DNA window includes the following coding sequences:
- the LOC109032722 gene encoding squalene--hopene cyclase: MDTDSLNRTITRATEALLHDQKPDGHWIYELETDAAITAQYLLYFHYFGETPDPILEQNLANYLRRTQLPTGGWALHTDGPMDIRPSAQAYFALKMAGDPPDAQHMTLARDAILRAGRAEAGNVFSRILFALFGIVAWDAVPMMPVEIILLPQWFPFHLSKMSYWARATIVPLLVLCAKRPLARNPRGVRIDEIFITPPSTVGLLPRRPHQSLGWFTFFRFADAFLRVLDPFSPKFLRQRAIDTAVKFVDERLNGEDGLGAAFPPILYSMIMYDVLGNHSSRDIARSALDKLLFNRIDEVHCQSCLSPVWDTVLAAQALLETRDQHALTAARRGLEWLRPRQVLDVHGD; encoded by the coding sequence ATGGATACCGACTCTTTAAACAGAACCATCACGCGCGCGACAGAAGCGCTTCTGCACGACCAGAAACCCGATGGCCATTGGATCTACGAACTAGAAACCGACGCAGCCATCACAGCTCAATACCTCCTATACTTCCACTACTTCGGCGAGACGCCCGACCCCATCCTCGAACAAAACCTCGCCAACTACCTCCGCCGCACCCAACTCCCAACCGGCGGCTGGGCGCTCCACACAGACGGCCCGATGGACATCCGCCCCAGCGCCCAAGCCTACTTCGCCCTCAAGATGGCCGGCGACCCTCCAGACGCCCAGCACATGACCCTCGCCCGGGACGCCATCCTCCGCGCTGGCCGTGCCGAGGCCGGAAACGTCTTCTCGCGAATTTTATTCGCTCTCTTCGGCATCGTCGCCTGGGACGCTGTACCCATGATGCCCGTCGAAATCATACTCTTACCCCAGTGGTTTCCCTTCCACCTCTCAAAGATGTCGTACTGGGCACGTGCGACAATAGTCCCACTCCTAGTTTTGTGCGCTAAGCGACCGCTCGCGCGTAACCCTCGCGGTGTTCGCATCGATGAGATCTTCATCACCCCACCCAGCACCGTCGGGTTACTTCCCCGCCGTCCACATCAAAGTTTAGGTTGGTTTACCTTCTTCCGCTTCGCGGACGCTTTTTTGCGCGTGTTGGATCCCTTCTCGCCGAAGTTTCTCCGACAGCGGGCAATCGACACCGCGGTGAAGTTTGTCGACGAACGACTCAACGGTGAGGACGGCCTTGGCGCTGCCTTCCCACCAATCCTCTACTCCATGATAATGTACGACGTACTGGGTAATCACTCTTCCCGCGACATCGCCCGTAGTGCACTCGACAAACTTCTCTTCAACCGCATCGACGAAGTGCATTGTCAATCGTGCCTATCGCCAGTCTGGGATACGGTTCTCGCAGCGCAAGCACTCTTGGAAACCCGCGACCAACACGCCCTGACCGCGGCTCGCCGTGGCTTGGAATGGCTACGTCCGCGGCAGGTCCTAGACGTGCACGGTGATTGA
- the LOC140225049 gene encoding probable squalene--hopene cyclase gives MAMQRCDPAAFAEQIARGREWVVGMQSGNGGWGAFDAENRHAYMNDIPFADHGAMLDQPTADVTARCLSMLAQLGESESETVRRAYRFLLKEKEKDGSWFGRWGVNYIFGTWGVLSALNAVGLAHGDARIQRAVKWLLSIQNGDGGWGEDPSSYRLDYTSWEPAPSTASQTAWALLGLMAAGEVRHAGVVKGVAYLQRTQEDHGLWEEEHYTGTGFPRVMYSLYHGYSKYFPLMALARYRNLMGDNSVTVPFGM, from the coding sequence ATGGCGATGCAGCGGTGCGACCCCGCGGCTTTCGCGGAGCAGATCGCCCGCGGGCGGGAATGGGTGGTCGGCATGCAGAGTGGTAACGGTGGCTGGGGGGCCTTCGATGCGGAGAACAGGCACGCATATATGAACGACATCCCGTTCGCGGATCATGGTGCGATGCTCGACCAACCCACAGCTGACGTCACCGCGAGGTGCTTGTCCATGCTGGCGCAGTTAGGCGAAAGCGAGAGTGAGACAGTCCGAAGAGCCTATAGATTTTTGctcaaggaaaaagaaaaagatgggAGTTGGTTTGGTCGATGGGGTGTCAACTACATTTTCGGAACGTGGGGAGTATTGAGCGCGCTGAACGCGGTTGGGTTGGCGCATGGTGACGCAAGGATACAACGGGCAGTAAAGTGGCTCTTGTCCATCCAGAATGGGGATGGGGGATGGGGCGAGGATCCGTCTAGCTACAGGTTGGACTACACCTCGTGGGAGCCCGCCCCGAGCACTGCGTCGCAGACTGCGTGGGCTCTTTTGGGGTTGATGGCAGCGGGTGAGGTAAGGCATGCGGGGGTGGTGAAAGGGGTGGCTTATCTTCAGCGGACGCAGGAGGACCATGGGTTATGGGAAGAGGAGCATTATACTGGGACTGGGTTTCCGCGGGTAATGTATAGCCTTTATCATGGGTACTCGAAGTATTTTCCGCTGATGGCGCTGGCCAGGTATCGTAACCTAATGGGTGATAATTCGGTTACAGTTCCGTTTGGGATGTGA